The Gammaproteobacteria bacterium genome contains the following window.
CCAGATGCGCCCATACCGCGCGCGCCGGGTGGAACACGAAGCTCGCGACGGTGAGCAACGGTAGCGCGAGCACCATGGCGATGGCAAACACGCCCGCGTCCCAGGCGCCCGGCCGCCCCCAGATTGCGCGGCCGCGGGACCGGGCGAACGGCAATGTGCCGGTCGGTACGCTGCTCATGGGTTCAGGCTGACAGCTTCACGCCGTGACGCGGTGGGTGCGGCTCGCACGTTACGGCCAGCCGACTCTATCCATCAGCTTCACGGCCTTCGCGTTGAGCTCGCCCAGCCGGGAAAGGTTCAGGCTATCGGCCTTGAAGTCGCCCCAGGAGCGCAAGGTTTCACTTGCCGCGACGCCGACCTTGACGGGATACTCCTGATTCGCCTGCGCGTACCAGTGTTGCGCCTCGTCGCTGACCAGGAATTCAAGCAGCTTCACGGCGTCCTGGCGGTGTCGGGCAGCTTTGGTCACACCCGCTCCGCTAATGTTGACGTGCGTGCCGCGTTCCTCCTGATTGGGCCAGAAGATCGCCACTTTGCTGGCCGCTTCCTGCTGGCTGCGATCAGGATCGTTGAGCATCTGGCCGTAGTAATAAGTGTTGGCGATGGCGATATCGCACACCCCCGCCGCCGCCGCTTCGATCTGATCGCGGTCGCCGTCGGTGGGCTTGCGCGCAAAGTTGTTCACCAGCCCTCTGGCCCAGCGCTCGGCGCGTTCCTCGCCCAGGCTTGCGATCATCGAGGCGACCAGCGACTGGTTGTAGATGTTGCTGGACGTGCGGATGCAGATCTCCTTGCGCCAGCGTTTATCGGCTAGCGCCTCGTAAGTCGATAGCTGCGCCGGATCGACTCTTCCCTTCACGTACATGATGGGCCGCGCGCGCATCGACAGGCCGAACCAGTAACCGTCGGTGTCTCGATAGTTGGCCGGTATCGCGGCGTTGAGAATCGCTGACTGCACCGGCTGCAGCAGACCCAGCTTTTCAGCGCGATGCAGACGGCCGGCGTCGGTGGTGATCAGCACGTCGGCGGGCGTATTGCGGCCTTCGCTTGCCAGGCGCTGCAGCAGCTCGTCGGCGTCGCCGGTGACCAGATTAACCTCGATGCCAGTCTGCTCGGTGAAATCGTCCAGCAATGGCTTGATAAGCTGTTCTTCGCGGGCCGAATAGACGCTGATGCCCTCGCTGGACGAGTCACAGCCGATCAGGCTAAGCATCGTACATAGGGCGGTCGCGAGCTTGAGAGCGGGTTTCATTCAACGAGCCTCCAATAATTTGTTTGCCGGCGCAGAGTACCATTAATGAGAAACGTTATCATTGCGAAGTGACGCTACAATCGCAAACGCGTTATCGGCCGCGACCACGGCAAATCGTGCCGGGTTCTGGTACGCTCAAAAGCATGCCTCTCACTCACGGCGGTCCGTAACCCGCCTGGTCCATAACCTGATTGACCCACAAGATTAACGATTAGCGCGGTGTCACCGAATTCTACTAATGAACCAGGCGGCTTGCCGGAGTCCCTGCGCGCCGACGTCCAGCGCCACTGGGAGGCGTTTGACGCCCGCGATGCATTGCAGGATAGGCGACAGGAGATACTGCGCGTGTGGGCCGCCAGCCCGTTCGCCGCGAAGACCTGCTTACAGAACCCGGAACTGCTGTCCAAGCTGTTCGAGTCCGGACATCTTCAGCGCGCTTACACCCCGGACGAGATGGCCGCGCGGGTTGCGGGCGCGGTCGAGCCCGCTGCTCCCGAAGCCGCGCTGATACGTGCCTTGCGCGTGCTGCGCCGGCGGGAGTGGCTGCGCATCGCGTGGCGCGATCTGACCGGTGCTGCCAACCTGGATGAAACCTTGCGCGAACTCTCCGCAATGGCCGGGCACTTTGCCGAGCAGGCGCTCGAACATTGCTATAGCCGCGCCTGCGAGAGATATGGGGTACCGCGCGACCCGCAAGGCGAGGCGCAGCAGCTGGTGGTGCTGGGCATGGGCAAGCTGGGCGGGGCTGAGCTGAATTTTTCTTCCGACATCGACTTGATCTTCGCGTATCCGGAAGACGGCCAGACCGACGGCCGCCGCGCGCGGGACAACCGCGAGTTTTTCACTAGGCTGGGGCAGAGATTCATAAAGGTACTGAGCGAATACACGGCCGAAGGCTTCGTATTCCGCGTCGACATGCGGCTGCGGCCGTTCGGCGACGGGCCGCTCGCGATCAGCTTCGACGCCATGGAGCATTACTATCAGACGCACGGCCGCGAGTGGGAGCGCTATGCCATGATCAAGGCGCGGGTCGTCGCCGGCGATCGCGCCAAAGGGGACGAATTGCTGCGGCGTCTGCGACCCTTCGTTTTTCGCCGTTATCTGGACTACGGCGCATTCGGCAGCCTGCGCGACATGAAAGCGCTGATCGACGGCGAAGTCGCCAGGCGCGAATTGATCGACAACATCAAGCTTGGCGCCGGCGGCATCCGCGAGATCGAGTTCATCGCGCAGGCCTTTCAACTGGTGCGAGGCGGTCGCGACACGGAACTTCAGCAGCGTGAGCTGCGCGCCGTGTTGCCGTGCCTCGCCAGAAAAGGCCATCTCCCGCAAGCGGATGTCGATGCTTTGCTGGCCGCGTACGCGTTCCTGCGACGAGTCGAAAACCGCCTGCAGATGGCGAACGATCAGCAGACGCACGCGCTGCCCGAGAATGACATCGAACGCGCGCGGCTCGCGTTCGCCATGAATTTCGATGACTGGGCGTCATTCGCTGAAACGCTGGATGCGCATCGCCGACGGGTGCACGAGCGGTTCGAGCGCACCTTCGCCGAACCCGAGTCTGTTGATCCGGAGGTGGGTCATACCGGCAGCAATCGCGCGCTGGTCGAGCTGTCGCAGGGCCATTCAGACGACGACCGTACGCTAGCTCTGCTGCGCAAGGCCGGGTTCGACGATCCTTCGACCGTGGTGCCGGCGATCAAGGCCCTTTACACCGGGCATGCTTATCAGGCGCAGGATGAAACCAGCCGCGAGCGCCTCAACCGGCTGATGCCCTTGCTACTGGCGGAGGTCGCACGGCAGCCCGATCCTGCCCGGACGTTGTCGCGAATTCTGCCGCTCATCGAGGCCATCGCGCGGCGCTCGGTTTATCTCGCGTTGCTCGCCGAACATCGCGAGGCGCTCGCGCAGCTCGTAAAATTGAGCGCCGCGAGTAAATGGATTGCCGAATATCTGTCCCATCACCCGATTCTGCTGGACGAATTGCTCAACCCCCGCGATCTTTACGCGCCGCCCGACCGGGCCGGTCTCGCGGCGCGGCTTGGCGATGAGTTTGCCCAAATCGACCCGTTCGATATGGAGGCGCAGATGGAGCGTTTGCGGCAGTTCAAGCAGGTCAACGTGCTGCGCGTGGCGGCGGCGGATGTGATGGAAGCGCTGCCCCTGATGCGGATCAGCGATCAACTGACCTGGATCGCGGAGGTGATTCTGGAGCACGTGCTGAATATCGCCTGGCAGCAGATGACGGCGCGTTACGGCAAGCCCGGCTGCGTAATCGACGGCGAGCAATACCGGCCGGGATTCGCGATTATCGCGTACGGCAAGCTGGGCGGTATCGAGCTTGGCTACAGTTCTGATCTGGATCTGGTTTATCTGCACGATAGCGCCGGCGAGCAGCAATGCACCGACGGCGAAAAATCGATCGATAACGCCACGTTTTTCGTGCGTCTGGCCCAGCGAATCGTGCATGCGCTGACGGCATTTACCCCCGCCGGTCAGCTCTACGAAGTGGACATGCGCCTGCGCCCCAGTGGTGCGGCGGGGATTCTGGTCAGCGGCGTGCAGTCGTTCGAACTCTATCAGCGCGAAAAGGCCTGGACCTGGGAGCAGCAGGCGTTGGTGAGAGCGCGGGCGGTGGCAGGCAGCGGGGGAATAGCGTCGCAGTTTCAGCGTATCCGCCACGAGGTGCTGGCGCGT
Protein-coding sequences here:
- the glnE gene encoding bifunctional [glutamate--ammonia ligase]-adenylyl-L-tyrosine phosphorylase/[glutamate--ammonia-ligase] adenylyltransferase, whose translation is MSAVSPNSTNEPGGLPESLRADVQRHWEAFDARDALQDRRQEILRVWAASPFAAKTCLQNPELLSKLFESGHLQRAYTPDEMAARVAGAVEPAAPEAALIRALRVLRRREWLRIAWRDLTGAANLDETLRELSAMAGHFAEQALEHCYSRACERYGVPRDPQGEAQQLVVLGMGKLGGAELNFSSDIDLIFAYPEDGQTDGRRARDNREFFTRLGQRFIKVLSEYTAEGFVFRVDMRLRPFGDGPLAISFDAMEHYYQTHGREWERYAMIKARVVAGDRAKGDELLRRLRPFVFRRYLDYGAFGSLRDMKALIDGEVARRELIDNIKLGAGGIREIEFIAQAFQLVRGGRDTELQQRELRAVLPCLARKGHLPQADVDALLAAYAFLRRVENRLQMANDQQTHALPENDIERARLAFAMNFDDWASFAETLDAHRRRVHERFERTFAEPESVDPEVGHTGSNRALVELSQGHSDDDRTLALLRKAGFDDPSTVVPAIKALYTGHAYQAQDETSRERLNRLMPLLLAEVARQPDPARTLSRILPLIEAIARRSVYLALLAEHREALAQLVKLSAASKWIAEYLSHHPILLDELLNPRDLYAPPDRAGLAARLGDEFAQIDPFDMEAQMERLRQFKQVNVLRVAAADVMEALPLMRISDQLTWIAEVILEHVLNIAWQQMTARYGKPGCVIDGEQYRPGFAIIAYGKLGGIELGYSSDLDLVYLHDSAGEQQCTDGEKSIDNATFFVRLAQRIVHALTAFTPAGQLYEVDMRLRPSGAAGILVSGVQSFELYQREKAWTWEQQALVRARAVAGSGGIASQFQRIRHEVLARKKEIPRLRREVREMRERMWRELGSHDYTRFDLKKDAGGIADIEFMVQYQVLAHAHDHARLSEFTDNIRILDGLAASGLLTAEDAGFLQDAYRGYRDSVHALSLQGESAAVVDGQEFAEERAGVQRLWRDLMEVPQQNIQ
- a CDS encoding Fe(3+) ABC transporter substrate-binding protein — protein: MKPALKLATALCTMLSLIGCDSSSEGISVYSAREEQLIKPLLDDFTEQTGIEVNLVTGDADELLQRLASEGRNTPADVLITTDAGRLHRAEKLGLLQPVQSAILNAAIPANYRDTDGYWFGLSMRARPIMYVKGRVDPAQLSTYEALADKRWRKEICIRTSSNIYNQSLVASMIASLGEERAERWARGLVNNFARKPTDGDRDQIEAAAAGVCDIAIANTYYYGQMLNDPDRSQQEAASKVAIFWPNQEERGTHVNISGAGVTKAARHRQDAVKLLEFLVSDEAQHWYAQANQEYPVKVGVAASETLRSWGDFKADSLNLSRLGELNAKAVKLMDRVGWP